In Sulfurihydrogenibium subterraneum DSM 15120, the sequence ATCCACGGCTTATCTCCGTTTTTTCATTTTATTATATCAGATTTTAATAGAATTTCTTCTACAATTTGACCATCTTTCATCTTAACTATTCTGTCAGTTTTTTCTGCTAAATCAATTTCGTGAGTAACCATCACAATAGTTTTTCCTTCTTGGTTTATCTGTTTAAATATTTCCATTACTTTTTCGGTATTTTTTGAGTCTAGATTACCTGTTGGCTCATCTGCGATTAAAATGTCTGGGTCGTTAGATAATGCTCTTGCAATAGATACTCTCTGCTGTTCTCCACCTGATATTTGATAAGGCTTTCTATTTTCTTTTCCTTTTAAGCCTAATTTTTCAAGTAAAATGTTAGCTTTTTCTCTTGCAACATTTTTATTTACCTTTGCCTTTAACATAGGAACCATAACATTTTCTTCTAAAGTAAGCTCATTTATAAGGTAGTGAAATTGAAAAACAAAGCCAAACTTTTTATTTCTAAGTGTTGCCAATTTGTTTTTATCTTTAAAAGAAATTACTTGGTTTTCTACAATTACTTCTCCTTTTGTAGGACTATCTAAAAGTCCAAGTATGTAAAGTAGCGTACTTTTCCCAGACCCTGATGGTCCTATTATACTTAAAAACTCTCCTTTATTTACAGAAAGGTTTATGTTTTTTAATATCTTTTCTTGACCTATTACTTTTTCTATGTTTTTAACTGATAGAATCTCCATCAACCACTCCTGAATATATCAACAGGATTTAGTTTTGATGCTTTGTAAGAAGGATAAAAAGATGCTAAAACAGAAAAAGTTAAAGAAAAGAAAAAGCCATAGATAAAATAAACAACACTTCTGTCTAATATAAAACCTTTTGCCCTAACTAACCCTTCTACTTCTATTTTAATAGAAGACAACCACTCTTGGATGCTGTAGCCTAAAACACTACCGATAAAATAACCAAAAAGTCCAACTATAAATCCTTGATAAACGAAAATTTTTATAATATCTTTCTCTTCGTACCCTACAGCTTTTAAAATTGCTATATCTTTTTTCTTTTCCATAACTGTCATCATTATTATGTTAAATATTCCAAAAGCAGAAACAACCAATATTGCAAAAACTATCATATAGGTTATGTAATTTTGTATTTTAAAAAGTTGAAGGAAGTTTTTGTATGCGTACTGCCAACTTTCTGTATAATAACCAGTTTCGATGTGTATTTTCTTTGCAAGTCTTTCAGCCATGTTTACGTCTTTTATTTTAAATATAAGCTCGTTAACTTCGTTGGGTTTTTCTAATATAGCCTGAGCCGTTCTTAAATTTATATAAACTCTTGTTTGGTCTAAGCTTGTTATACCTGACTCAAAAAAATCAACTACTTTAAATATTTGACGATTGCCGTTAGGGGTTGTAAGTATAACTTTTTTTCTAATTTCGTTAACACCTAAGTCCTTTGCAAGAAGTTTACCAAGTATAACACCGTTTCTGTCTGAAAGTAAGTCATCTGATCTTTTATTTGTTATAAACTTGTCTATTACAGAAGCTTTTCTCTCTAAGATAGGGTCTATTCCTATTAAACTGCCAGCTTTTTCTATAGTTCCGTATCTTACTATCACTTGACTTGTAAGGTGGGGGGCTACGCCTAATATATTACTATCTGAGCTGTACTTTTCTATTATGTGTTTGTAGTCTGTTATTTTGTCTTTTTCTTCTTTAGGTTTGTAGCCGTAAACTTTTGCGATGGTATCTTTACCAAAGAAAAGTTTTACTATTTCTTGGGGGTTGTTATCTGGTTTTACTTTTAAGGTAATATGGGCGTTTAGGTCTATTGCTTGTTCTATAAAGTACTTTTGAAAACCGTTCATTAAAGATGCCATAACTATAAAGGCTGCAACTCCTATAGAAACGCCCATTATTGATACAAAGGTCTGTCTTTTTCTTTCAAACATAAGTTTTATCGATAGAAAAATTACATGATACATTTTATTTTCCGATAACCAGCGTATCGCCTTCTTTCAATCCACTTAAAACTTTTACATATCCGTTATAATCTTCACTTTCTGTCTGTATGGCTACTTCTTTTACTTTACTTCCTTGAAGAATTTTAACTTTACCTTCTGAAATAAACTCTTTTGGTATGAAAATACCTTCTTCTTTTGATAGAATTATGTTTCCTTCTACTGTCATATTTACAACAATTGGTAGGTCATAATTAACATCTGCTTTAACTTTAACAGTCCTTGAGTTTCTGTCTGATTGGAGATCTATAGTTTTTATCTTTCCTGTAAAAACTTTGTCTGGGTATGAGTCTAACTTAATTAAAACTTCCATACTTTCCTTTATTTTTGGAATGTACTCTTCATCAACAAGTAAAACTGTTTCTATTTTGTTTGGATTTCCTATAGAGACTATCTGGTTAGATTGAGTCATAGAGTTTACGTAATCTCCCACGTTTAAAAATTTTCTTAAAACTTTACCATCAGTAGGAGATTTTACTATGTACTTATCAAGCTCTTTTTCGAGTGAGCTTTTTTTTGCAGATAGACTTTTTAGCTGAAAGTTAAGGTCTTGAATGGTGTCTTTATAAAATTCAACCTGTTTTTTATAGTCTTTCTCTGCAACTTCTAAGTTTTTTGAAACTTCATCAAACTGTTCTTTTGATATAAGACCTTTTTCAAAGAGAGCTTTTCTTCTTTCGTAAATTTTTTTTGCATTTTCGTAAACCTGTTTTTTTATCTCTATCTGAGCTTGGTTCTCTTTTTGAAAAGCTGAGTTTTCTAAAAGTTTTTCTTTTATAGAAGATATTTGATAGTCTATGTCTTTTATGTTTTCAAAGATGGTTTGGTTTGATATTTTAGCTATCGGCTGACCTTTTTTTACAGTATCTCCTTCTTTTACATAAAGTTTTTCAACATACCCTGATACTTCTGACTTTACTACCACTAAATCTGATGTATCTATGTACCCAGATGCATAGATAGATTTAACTACTTGTCTTTTTTCTACTTTATAGGTTTGATAGCTATTATTTTTCTTATAAAAAAACAAACCTGTTAGTAATAAAGCTAATACAATGCCGAGGATTACTAGTTTTTTAACCATTTATTATTTTTTCTCTCCATTTTTTAGCTATGTATAATACTTTATCTTTTTCTACTGTTTGAACTACTTTATTTTTCATTACAACCTTTCCGTTTATTATTACAGTGTTAACATCTAAACCTTTACCAGAGTAGATTATTTGAGTGTATGGGTCAAAAAGAGGTTGTAAGTGAGGCTGATTTACATCTATAACAATAATATCTGCATCTTTTCCTACTTCTATACTTCCAATTCTATCTTCCATTAGTATTGCTTTTGCTGCTTGTCTTGTAATCATTGCTAAAACTTGTTTTGCAGGTAAGACTGTAGGATTGAGATTATAACCTTTATGAAGTTTTGCAGCTGTAGATGCTTCTCCTATCAAGTCTAAATCATCGTTTGAAGCTGTTCCATCTGTTCCAAGGGATACAACTATCTCCTTTTCTAACATTTTAGGAACTGGTGCTATTCCTGATGCAAGTTTTAGATTACTTTCTGGACAGTGGGCTATCTTTACTTTCTTTTCTGATAGAATTTCTATCTCTTCTTCTGTAGGGTGAACCATATGGGCAGCTAAGACTCTTTCGTTTAAAACACCTATACTATTTAGATGTTTAACTGGTGTGTTTCCATATCTGTTTTTTATATCTTCTACTTCATTAATAGTCTCTGAGACGTGAATGTGATATAAAACGTTGTAATCTAAAGCAACTTCCATAGCTTTTGTTAGAGTGTTTGGACTACAAGTGTAAGGTGCGTGAGGTCCAATGGCAGGAAATACATTATTATCATTTCTGTATTGTATTATAAAATCTTTTGTTTTTTGTATTCCTTCTTCTGGAGTTTTTGCTGCTGGTGTTGGAAAGTCAAGTATCCCCGTTGTTAAAACAGCTTTCATACCTGCTTCTTTCACAGACTGGGCAACTGCATCTTCATAAAAATACATATCTACAAAACAAGTTATTCCGTTTCTAATCATCTCATAACAAGCCAAATCTGTCCCATCTTTTACAAACTCATAACTGACGTACTTTCCTTCTACTGGCCATATGTACTGCTCAAGCCACACTTTTAAAGGATTATCACTTCCGTATCCTCTAAGTAATGTCATAGCTGCGTGGGTATGGGTGTTTATCAATCCCGGTAAAACAACGTTAGAATTTAGGTCTATTACTTCTTTAGCTTCAAACTCTGACTTTCCTTCTCCTACTTCTGCAATTTTTCCATCTTTTATGACTATATAGCCATTTTTATACTCTGTAAAGTTTTCATCCATCGTTAAAATGTAGCAGTTTTTTAAAACCAAATCAAACATTCTCTTCCTCCTGAATAAACTCTTTTAAAAATTCGTAAAGTTCTTGGCTTGGTTGTAAATCAACATAGTAAGTTCCATCTTCGTGCTCTATTCTTAATGTTTTTCCATCATCTTTAAAAAAGATGTTTGTAAGTCCTTTTGAAAAGTACCACTCAAGCTCTTGGGTTAGCGATTTCATATAAAGGGTAAATCCTCCCGGTCTTTTTGCTACTTTTGTTAGGACAACGGGAGCTTTGTTAACCCAATCTTCTTCTTCCCACTCAAAAGTGTTAACATCTGTTGCTATACCTTTTAAATTAAACTCCTTCTCTATCCAGCTCATCCTCACTCCTCTACAAATTTTCTTACAGAGCTCTTTCCGTGTTTTACCTTAGTGTTTTTAAAATCTTTTACCACTTCTTTTAATATTTTCTTTTTTCTTTCCTTTTCATATTGGTTTGAAAATTTTATCTCAAATAATTTTAAAACATTTTCAATCTCTTCTTTGCTTGAGAGTGTGTAATCCTTTATTGTTTTTAAAAATTCTCTCGCTTTTTTATGGCTAAGTATTAGATAAACTCTTCTTTTATTTTTTCTTAAACTTCCTCCAAAGAGCTCCTTTACAGGTTCAAGTGCTTCTTGAGTTTTTGATTTTATTGTTATGTGAAGGTAAACTGATGTTTTAGACCTTGGGTCTTTTCTAAAAGAAATTTTTCCTCCACAGTCAAACAAACCAGCTACGTAATATAATATTTTTTCCTTTCCCTCCATTTACTTTGTGTCCATATTAGATATTTCTTTTAGAAGCTCATCTACCATCTCTTTTTCTGAAACTTTTCTTATTGGCTGACCGTTTTTAAAAAGTATTGCTGATTTATAACCACAGGCAAGCCCTATGTCAGCTTCTTTTGCTTCTCCTATTGCATTTACAACACAACCCATTATAGCAACTTTAAGAGGTTTATCTATACCAGAGAGTTTTTCTTCAACTTGTTTTACTACTTCAGGAAGATTAACTTCTATTCTTCCACATGTAGGACAGGAGACTATTTCAATACCTTTTCTTCTAAGCCCAAGTGATTGGAGTATTTGGTATGCAACTTTTACCTCTTCTTCTGGGTCGGCAGTTAAAGATACTCTTACAGTATCTCCAATCCCTAAGTAAAATAAGATTCCAAGACCTACAGCTGATTTTACAGAACCTCTGTCTTTTGGTCCTGCCTCTGTAATACCAACGTGAAGTGGAATATCTGTTTTTTCTGCAAAGATTTTATTTGCCTCTACATTTTGAAGAACGTCAGAACCTTTTATTGAGACTTTAAAGTTTGTAAATCCAACCTTTTCAAAAAATTCTGACCAATAAAGGGCACTTTCTGCTAAAGCTTCAGCAGATGGATAACCATATTTGTCTAACAGCCTTTTTTCTAATGAACCAGAGTTAACTCCAAGTCTTACGGCGATATTTCTTTTTTTACATTCTTGTAAAATCTCTTTTATCTTTTCTTCATCGTTTATGTTTCCTGGATTAAGTCTTATTCCGTGTATTCCACTTTCTAAAGATAGCATTGCTATTCTTGGGGAAAAGTGTATGTCTCCTATTACAGGAATAGGTGAGTTTTTGACTATCTCAGGAAGTGCTAAAGCATCTTCTTCTCTGGGGACTGCAACTCTTATTATCTCACATCCAGCTTTTGCTAATCTATGTATCTGATTTAAAGTAGCTTCTATGTCGTGGGTTTTTGTGTCAGTCATTGATTGGACGACTATAGGAGCTCCATCTCCTATTTTAACGTTTCCCACGAATACTGGTCTTGTTTTTCTTCTTTTAATCAAGGTATTATCAACTCCATTCCTACGGAAATTGTGTTATCTTCTAAATTATTCAATCTTTTTATCGTTTCAACATCTGTTCCATATCTTTTTGCAATACTGTAAAGAGTATCTCCAGGTCTAACAGTGTACTTTTTAATTTTATAACTTGCTTTTACAATTTCAGGTTTATCTTTATCTAACTCTAAAAGAGTAATAATGTTTTCTTGTTTATTTTCAGGTACGACTTTAGGATTTTCTTTTGGCTTTCTACTGGTAGCATAAATTCTTGGTGGTGGAGATGTTATAAATCTTCTATCAAAGCTTGCTGTATCTATTTTAGGTATATTTACGTTTATTCCTTCAAAGGCAGTATCTGTCTTTAAATGGGCGTTATAAAATTTAAGTATATCATAATCTATATTTTTTTCTTTAGCTAAATCTAAAAGGTTAATCTCTCTATCAGCTGTAAAGTTTATAACGTCGTAAACGTTAAACTTTGTATCTAAACCGTACTTTTCAGGGTTGTTTGCAATAAGAAGTATAGCGAAAAATCTTGGTACGTACTCCTTTGTTTCGTTAGGAAGGTAATCTTTTATATCTTTAAAAGTAATACCGTTATAAGCTTCAAGTCTCTTTGCGACACATTTTTCTCCACAGTTATACCCTGCAATAGCGAGCTCCCAGCTTCCAAACATACTATAAAGAGATTTGAGATATTTTGCAGCTGCTACTGTAGATTTATAAGGGTCTCTTCTTTCATCTACAAACTCATCAATTCTAAGTCCAAATCTTTTTGCCGTAGATGGTATAAACTGCCATATTCCTGCTGCGTTAGAGGGAGAAGTAGCATAAGGATTAAAACCACTTTCAACAACTGCAAGGTAAGCCATCTCTGGTGGAAGTCCTTCTTGTATAAATATACTTTTAACCATAGGTAAAAAGTAGTTTGCTCGCTTTAAAGCATTTTCTGTAAAGGATTTCTTAGTAGTTGTAAAGTAATTTATAAAGTACTCTACATCTTCATCGTTTGGAATCTCTATACCAAGTATTTTAGCTTCTTGAGTTATATAGTTTTTATCACTTTCACTAAGTCCATACTTAACAGCTTCTATTATTGCTTTTGAATCAGAATAGTTAGTTTTATCTTCAATTGTAGGACTAATATTCTGTTTTACTTTAGGTGTATCAGAGGCTTTAGCTACAGAATAATTTTTTTTATAAGGTAATTTAGTAGTTGTTTTTACCTCTCTAACTTGGACTGAACAGGAAGTTAAAATAAAACTCATTAATAATAAATATGCTAATAATCTTAATTTCATAATCTATCCAAGTTAATAGAGTTTTATATACTTATTCGTCAACAGAGGTAAAAACTTTACTACTTAACGCCTTCACCCTTTTATGATCTTTTATTGAATTTGTGTTTTCGTCAATGTATACAAGGTCAACGTAGAAGTTCTCTAAATCTTTTTCGTTAACTGCCACATAGGAAGCTATTATTATTATATCGTTGTAATGTCCAAGTCTTGCAGCTGCACCGTTTAAAATACATTCTCCAGAGTATCTAACACCCGGAATAACGTAAGTAGAAAACCTTTGACCGTTATTTACGTTATAGACCTCTATCTTTTCAAAAGGTACAAGGTTGGCAGCTTCCATAATCGCCTCGTCTAACGTTAAACTTCCTTCGTAATGAAGGTCAGCTCCTGTTATTTTTATTCTGTGTACTTTTGACTTTAGTAAAGTTCTATACATGCATACCTCCTTAACTTTCTCTTTTAACAATGTAATATGCAAGGTTTACAAGGTCTTGTTTATCTTTATTATCAGGAAAGTCTTTTAAATTTTCAATGGCTTTTCTCACATAACTCTCTGCATCAGCTTTTGCC encodes:
- a CDS encoding ABC transporter ATP-binding protein, with translation MEILSVKNIEKVIGQEKILKNINLSVNKGEFLSIIGPSGSGKSTLLYILGLLDSPTKGEVIVENQVISFKDKNKLATLRNKKFGFVFQFHYLINELTLEENVMVPMLKAKVNKNVAREKANILLEKLGLKGKENRKPYQISGGEQQRVSIARALSNDPDILIADEPTGNLDSKNTEKVMEIFKQINQEGKTIVMVTHEIDLAEKTDRIVKMKDGQIVEEILLKSDIIK
- a CDS encoding ABC transporter permease — its product is MYHVIFLSIKLMFERKRQTFVSIMGVSIGVAAFIVMASLMNGFQKYFIEQAIDLNAHITLKVKPDNNPQEIVKLFFGKDTIAKVYGYKPKEEKDKITDYKHIIEKYSSDSNILGVAPHLTSQVIVRYGTIEKAGSLIGIDPILERKASVIDKFITNKRSDDLLSDRNGVILGKLLAKDLGVNEIRKKVILTTPNGNRQIFKVVDFFESGITSLDQTRVYINLRTAQAILEKPNEVNELIFKIKDVNMAERLAKKIHIETGYYTESWQYAYKNFLQLFKIQNYITYMIVFAILVVSAFGIFNIIMMTVMEKKKDIAILKAVGYEEKDIIKIFVYQGFIVGLFGYFIGSVLGYSIQEWLSSIKIEVEGLVRAKGFILDRSVVYFIYGFFFSLTFSVLASFYPSYKASKLNPVDIFRSG
- a CDS encoding efflux RND transporter periplasmic adaptor subunit; translated protein: MVKKLVILGIVLALLLTGLFFYKKNNSYQTYKVEKRQVVKSIYASGYIDTSDLVVVKSEVSGYVEKLYVKEGDTVKKGQPIAKISNQTIFENIKDIDYQISSIKEKLLENSAFQKENQAQIEIKKQVYENAKKIYERRKALFEKGLISKEQFDEVSKNLEVAEKDYKKQVEFYKDTIQDLNFQLKSLSAKKSSLEKELDKYIVKSPTDGKVLRKFLNVGDYVNSMTQSNQIVSIGNPNKIETVLLVDEEYIPKIKESMEVLIKLDSYPDKVFTGKIKTIDLQSDRNSRTVKVKADVNYDLPIVVNMTVEGNIILSKEEGIFIPKEFISEGKVKILQGSKVKEVAIQTESEDYNGYVKVLSGLKEGDTLVIGK
- a CDS encoding amidohydrolase gives rise to the protein MFDLVLKNCYILTMDENFTEYKNGYIVIKDGKIAEVGEGKSEFEAKEVIDLNSNVVLPGLINTHTHAAMTLLRGYGSDNPLKVWLEQYIWPVEGKYVSYEFVKDGTDLACYEMIRNGITCFVDMYFYEDAVAQSVKEAGMKAVLTTGILDFPTPAAKTPEEGIQKTKDFIIQYRNDNNVFPAIGPHAPYTCSPNTLTKAMEVALDYNVLYHIHVSETINEVEDIKNRYGNTPVKHLNSIGVLNERVLAAHMVHPTEEEIEILSEKKVKIAHCPESNLKLASGIAPVPKMLEKEIVVSLGTDGTASNDDLDLIGEASTAAKLHKGYNLNPTVLPAKQVLAMITRQAAKAILMEDRIGSIEVGKDADIIVIDVNQPHLQPLFDPYTQIIYSGKGLDVNTVIINGKVVMKNKVVQTVEKDKVLYIAKKWREKIING
- the ispG gene encoding flavodoxin-dependent (E)-4-hydroxy-3-methylbut-2-enyl-diphosphate synthase, with the protein product MIKRRKTRPVFVGNVKIGDGAPIVVQSMTDTKTHDIEATLNQIHRLAKAGCEIIRVAVPREEDALALPEIVKNSPIPVIGDIHFSPRIAMLSLESGIHGIRLNPGNINDEEKIKEILQECKKRNIAVRLGVNSGSLEKRLLDKYGYPSAEALAESALYWSEFFEKVGFTNFKVSIKGSDVLQNVEANKIFAEKTDIPLHVGITEAGPKDRGSVKSAVGLGILFYLGIGDTVRVSLTADPEEEVKVAYQILQSLGLRRKGIEIVSCPTCGRIEVNLPEVVKQVEEKLSGIDKPLKVAIMGCVVNAIGEAKEADIGLACGYKSAILFKNGQPIRKVSEKEMVDELLKEISNMDTK
- a CDS encoding lytic transglycosylase domain-containing protein encodes the protein MKLRLLAYLLLMSFILTSCSVQVREVKTTTKLPYKKNYSVAKASDTPKVKQNISPTIEDKTNYSDSKAIIEAVKYGLSESDKNYITQEAKILGIEIPNDEDVEYFINYFTTTKKSFTENALKRANYFLPMVKSIFIQEGLPPEMAYLAVVESGFNPYATSPSNAAGIWQFIPSTAKRFGLRIDEFVDERRDPYKSTVAAAKYLKSLYSMFGSWELAIAGYNCGEKCVAKRLEAYNGITFKDIKDYLPNETKEYVPRFFAILLIANNPEKYGLDTKFNVYDVINFTADREINLLDLAKEKNIDYDILKFYNAHLKTDTAFEGINVNIPKIDTASFDRRFITSPPPRIYATSRKPKENPKVVPENKQENIITLLELDKDKPEIVKASYKIKKYTVRPGDTLYSIAKRYGTDVETIKRLNNLEDNTISVGMELIIP
- the panD gene encoding aspartate 1-decarboxylase → MYRTLLKSKVHRIKITGADLHYEGSLTLDEAIMEAANLVPFEKIEVYNVNNGQRFSTYVIPGVRYSGECILNGAAARLGHYNDIIIIASYVAVNEKDLENFYVDLVYIDENTNSIKDHKRVKALSSKVFTSVDE